The Arachis duranensis cultivar V14167 chromosome 9, aradu.V14167.gnm2.J7QH, whole genome shotgun sequence genomic sequence TCATGGGCGCGCATGCGTACATTACGCTTCCGCGCACATTACAAGATGCCCCGTgagcgcgcacgcgtacatggcgcgtacgcgccgatgttcgaatatgattttttaaagagCCACGTGACTTGGGCATGGAGGCAGTTGGGAATCCCATTTTGGGGAAGTGCCCTAGCAGGAAAAGCTTAAGAAGACCAAGGGAACAAGGGTTAAGGACTTTTTAGCTCATTTTCTAGATTCTAGATATTTTTGGGAAGATAGTTAGTTACACTTgtggagaaggagagagattCAAAGCTCTCATTAGGGTTcatcttcatccaatttctgaattttcattcactctttggtgagatccattgcaattctcaattcattttgttcatgtcatagatcttcttctccaatctcaagtagtgtttgtaattgctcaattctcatagatcttgGATTCAATTTTGTAGTTTTGGATTTAATCAATTCCTTTAGAATTTCATTTCCATTGTTGTtctttgttaattgttgttagttCCTTGTGTTGAAATACTTTTAACCCtactttcttctcaattttaccATGGCTTTCACTTTTGCTCAccaaatgtttgatgaaatgccaacactagttatggagtaaaagtttcttacttggcatagggtttgggccattagaagaagttgaatagttgtgtcaattgttgatttagaattagggattgctaattgacttggagtacactaaagctagatttaggagactagtactctcggttatagattgtaggattgtttggtgcgaagtttaagtgtcgattagactatactcgcgatcatattcatcattgaattctaaatcgacatgctaaatttcgtttatcaaaatggcgccgttgccggggagtttgcttagtgtgccatgttattgtttggaatgaatgtgtatatatgtacatagttgcatttcattgtaatttgtTCAAGTGACTAACCCCTCATCGTTACCATGAATCTCACTTCCCCTTCATTGCATGACGCGTTCACAACCGAATCCGAGCTTAGTCCCCTTTGATCCGGAAATAGAACGAACTTTGTTTCATATTAAACAAGCTCGGAGGCGGCTAAAGTTTGGGAAAGGTGAAGAGGTCTTCACTACCTCAACCACCTTACTAAAAGTGAACATTGAACCGTCACTCAAAGAAGGCATTAGTCATACTTCCATCAACATCACTAACAACTCTTCTTTCGTTTTAGGTACCAACACCATGGATGCTCCGAGGAGGGTTACCATCAAGGAAGCGGGTGCACCGGATTATGTCCTTCAACCCCTTCATGTAACTCATCCCAACTTGAATgcaaactttgaattgaagaccACTTTGATCAACCTCCTACCTAAGTTTCACGGGCTTCCCGCACAAGATCCTATTCGACATCTCAAGGACTTTCATCGTATATGCTCAACCACTAGACGGGAAGGATCCGATGAAGTtgctatatggttgtttgctttccctttctctcttgagGACAAGGCGAAAGAATGGTTCTACACTCTATCTAGTGAAGTCACCTCCGATTGGGACTTACTTAGAAGaggattcttggataaattcttacCTCCGGAGAAGATGGATAGGCTAAGGAAGGAAATGTTTTGTATCGTGCAAGGTGAAACGGAACCGCTATACGAGTATTGGGAACGGTTTCGTAAGCTACTAGACGCATGCCCTAATCACATGCTTGACACTCAAGTATTGCTTGGATACATATGTCAAGGGATGCGAGAACAAGATAGAACTCTCTTGGACACCTCTAGCAATGGTTctttatctaaatataaaacagCAGAGGAGGCATGACAACTTATCATTGACTTAGCCGAGGAGACACCACAAGTTATAATTGAGGATGAAGCTCAACCAACAAAGGAGACCCCCAAGGCCAAgagaaccttggaagaagaaattgCTCAACCACTCCCATTCCCAACACTTGCGAAGAAAGCTAGAAAGCGCATAGAACTcgaccccaaaatggtagaaatgttcaagaaagttgaggtaaccatcCCCCTCTTTGATGCTATCCATCAAGTTCCTAGATATGCAAAATTCCTTAAAGATCTATGCATGAACaaggatagaattcttgaattggAAACCATCCCATTGGGGAGTTCTATTTCCGCTTTAATGGGAGCATTGCCCGAGAAGTGTGATGATCCGGGCCCTTGTATGGTCACTTGCACCGTCAATGGAGTTCAATTTATGGATTGTATGTGTGACCTCGGAGCATGTGTTAGCATCATGCCACTCTCCGTCTACCGGGTATTGAAGTTGCCACCACTAAAAAGGTCGACAGCAAGATTTGTCCTAGCggataaaagcataataacTGTGATGGGTGTTGCGGAAGACGTATTGGTGAATATCAAAGGGTTGGTATTTCCAATTGACTTCTATGTCCTTGAAATGCCATCAAGCGAAACCGAGAGAGCATCGTCtatcctacttggaagaccatttttGAGAACTTCTAGATTTAAGCTAGATGCTTACTCGGGAACCtactcatttgaaatagatgggAGAGTCGTAAGTTTCAGCCTAgaagaagcaatgaagcatccacCGGAGAATCACTCTCTATTCCGGTGTGACCCAATTGACAACATGGTTACCGAAGTGCACCTTGCAAAGTTAGATGAGAAGTACATGATTGAAGAAACAAATGAAGGTCCAAGCAATTTAAACACCACACTCCATACAAACCATCCGGAAACTCAAACTTCAAAGAATGACAAAAAGATGGAattgaagccactaccaccccATCTAAGGTACTCATATCTTGATGAAGCCCAAGAGCTCCCCGTGATAATTGCAAAAGAATtaactcctcaacaagaagaaaaattgctAGATGTATTGAGGAAAAATAAAAGGGCAATCGGGTAGAATTTGGCGGATCTAGTGGGAATAAGCCCCCAAGTATGCGAGCATCGCATATTTCTTGAAGAAGGAGCAAAACCGGTccgacaacctcaaaggagactTAATCCAACCATTCTTGAGGTTGTGAAAAAAGAAGTCACTAAGCTACTTGAAGCGGACATCATCTATCCTATCTCGGATAGCGAGTGGGTAAGCCCGGTCCAAGTGGTGCCAAAGAAATCCGGGGTGACcacaatcaaaaatgaaagcggTGAGCTTATAGCAACAAGAGTGGCAAAATTCTTGGAGAGTATGCATAGACTACCGAAGGTTAAATGcggccacaagaaaagatcacttcccactaccgttcattgatcaaatgcttgatcgactagccggtaaatcatattattgctttcttgatgGTTATTCCGGATACTTCCAAATTCACATTGCTCTagaggaccaagaaaaaaccacatttacttgcccctttggaacgtacgcttacaagcgtatgccatttggcctatgcaatgcaccggcAACGTTTCAAANNNNNNNNNNNNNNNNNNNNNNNNNNNNNNNNNNNNNNNNNNNNNNNNNNNNNNNNNNNNNNNNNNNNNNNNNNNNNNNNNNNNNNNNNNNNATGGACGACTTTAGTGTGTACGGTGATtcatttgatcattgcttaggtaaccttgaaaaagtcttagaaagatgcaccaaaacaaaccttgtcttaaattttgaaaaatgtcatttcatggtcaaACAAGGCATTGTTTTGGGACATATAATCTCAAAAGAAGGCATCTCCGTAGATCTGGCAAAAATAAGTGTCatatctagtttaccttacccctcctccgagagggaagtccgttcttttcttggacatgcaggattctaccggagattcatcaaagacttTAGCAAGGTAGCCTTACCTCTCTCTCGACTACTACAAAAAGACACTGAATTTGAGCTAAGCAAGGAATGTATGGAAGCATATGACAAACTTAAAGTAGCATTAACACAAGCCCCTATTGTGCGAGGACCAAATTGGActcaaccatttgaaatcatgtgcgatgcctcAAATTATGTGATAGGAGCCACGTTAGCACAACGCGAAGGTAAGATTCCCTACGTCATAGCTTATgcttccaaaacactagacgGTGCCCAATCCAACTACACTATAACCGAAAATGAACTCCTAGCcattgtttttgctttggacaagtTCCGAGCCTATCTACTTGGTTCCAAGGTTGTAGTGTACTCGGATCACGCGGCACTAAAGTACTTATTGGCCAAAAAGGAATCAAAACCGATATTAATTCGTTGGGTGCTTTTGTTGCAAGAATTTGACTTTgagatcaaagataggagtggttcccaaAACTTAGTGGCGGATCATCTAAGTcgcctcgaacacacaaaaggcgacaccactcctatcaatgactcCTTTCCTCTAGATGGTTTGCACGCAATCTCggaagtagttccttggtatgcccCAATAGCAAACTACTTGGTTTCACGCACCCTCCCTCCCAATCTCAGCAAACATCAAAAggataagctgaaaagcgaatccAAATACTATGTTTGGGACAACCCTTATTTGTGGAGGTGTGGAGCGGACCAAATAGTGCGACGGTGCATACCTCAAACCGAATTCCAAGCAATCTTGGATGCTTGCCATGCTTCCAGAGGAGGTGGCCACTATGGCCCCCAAAGAACTGCAAGAAAGGTCCTTGATtgcggattttggtggccaacaCTTCTCAAAGATTCTTCTCTCTATTGCAAATCTTGCCCCCAATGCATTCGGTTTGGAAATACTTCTAAGAAGGACGAAATCCCCCAACAAAATATGCTTTTATGTGAAATCTTTTATGTATGGGgaatcgacttcatgggaccatttccaaattccaatggCTTTCTCTACATCTTGTTAGCCGTCGATTATGTGTCAAATGGGTGGACGCAATCCCCACCCGAACAGATGATGCGCATGTTGTTTATTCTTTTGTGAGGAACAATATCATTTGTCGCTTTGGCTCCCCAAGAGCAATCATAAGTGACCAAGGATCccacttttgcaacaaaaaaatGGACGGCCTCATGAGAAAGTACGGCATCATACACAAAGTCGCCACGGCCTACCACCCTCAGACAAACGGCCAAGCTGAGGTTTCTAACACGGCCTACCACCTTCAGACAAACGGTCAAGCTGAGGTTTCTAACTGGGAAATCAAACATGTGTTGGAAAGGGTTGTGAAGCCGAATCGGAAGGATTGGAGCGCTAAACTCTCCgatgcactatgggcatatcgaacggcTTACAAAACACCCATTGGCATGAGCCCCTTTAGGCTTGTATATGGTAAAGCATGCCACTTACCGGTAGAAATCGAACACAAAGCTTATTGGGCAATAAAGGAATGTAATATGAGCTTGGGTGGAGCCGGAGTAGAGAGAAAGCTTCAATTAGCGGAATTGGAATGCTTAAGATTAGAAGCTTATGACAACTCTAGActttacaaggaaaagatgaaagccATCCATGACAAGAACATTAGGAGACGGGAATTCCGACCCGGTGAGCTAGTCTTTCTTTACAACTCAAGGTTGAGATTATTACCCGGAAAACTTAGATCAAGGTGGGATGGACCCTACCAAGTGGAGAAAGTAGAACCTTATGGGGTCTACCACTTGCGCCACCCCTCAAGTCCGGACATTTTCAAGGTAAATGGGCACCGTCTCAAATTGTACCATGGTGAGCAAAGAAGGAACTCCAAGGAATTTGAAGTATTCTCTTGAGGGATGTCTCTCTTGAATAAGAACTTTGAGCTAGtggaagtccaacttaaggatggtaaacaaaagtgctaggtgggagacaccccaccatggtaagatcATCCTTTGTACATAACCATTGCATCATTCCTTGATTGACACTTGCTTAACACTTGACTTCATGATTGGTAGCTAGGTAATAGAAGTAGTTGTAGTTAGatttcaattctaattttacTTCATTTGTTGAGTCATTTGGTAGTATCGAGTTAAAACATCCTTCTATGGTGCTTATGTGGCTGTTTAGAGGGTTGGAATGCCATAGGtggtgcaaaaaaaaaaaacatacaaaattttGGAAACAGCACCCTTCTGCGCGTGCGCGCGCCCTTGAAGCAATTATCGATCATCCGCGCGGACGCGCACCGTGCGCGGACGCATGGATAGACAACAGCGACCCTCCATACACCCTCTAGAGAGTTAAGCCTACTCTGCACCAGTCCCATGCTTGGGGCCCAGGACAATCACGCGTgtgcgcacctggcgcgtacgcacgCTTTCACAAATCTGCAGATCGACGCGCTAGCGCACCGTGCACACGCGCGCCGATTACCCTTGTGCACTCCTAGTACAtattccagagagttaggccactCTCAGGCCTGCACTAAGCCACCAGCCCACCACCTCTgccgcgtacgcgcacctggcgcgcacgcgtccataTGCTCGCAACAtgatgtgcgcgcgcgcgcctaGGCCGCGCACGCGTCCCTCGTCCTGCACCCTCCTCTAGGCTACTTCACAGAGAGTTAGGCCCACCCCAGGCCCTTCTCATGCCTGGGGCATAACCACATTGCCGCGCACGCGCACCGTGCGCGCGCGCCAATAGCTCTGCAGCCAACTTCTGGTACTtaatccagagagttgtgccaactCTAAGCCACCCTTGTGCTACCAGCACAAGCGCATGGGCACGTACGCGCAACGTGCGTGCGCGCGCCCCCAATCCACCTCACTTCTTTGCGCGAGCGTGCaccatgcgcgcacgcgtgggtgctCGACGCCAACTTAATAGGGAGCACACTTGCCccctttcattcttcttccccttttcttcttctcacatcctctACTACCCCTCTCCCTCTTACCCTTTCTTCTCCCTCCCAACCACATCCGACCACCTACCTCCGGTGGCCCCTACATTGCCCCTCCATCCTCCACCATTCCACTTTACAACCCCCTTTCCCATACCCATTTCCATCTCTCTCAAGGTACTTTACTGGGCTCCCCTCTTGCTCTACTTCTCTCTTTTTGATTCTTaatcttcaatttcaatttgttttagGTAGTCCCCTTCTTTTCCCCTATATTTTCTTTAGCTACTTCTTTGgggtgtttttgtttttttatttcttttttctccaTTTAACTCTTCATAGGCATTTGGGTCCTACATTCTCTTGCATTGATGGATGAGATGTGTTGCTTGATTCTCTTACACCCACTGTGCACTGTAATCATTAATACTGGATTATCTTGCATTGATGGATTGTGGATTGTTACATTGCTTTCACCTGCATCTAATTACATACTACAAAATGGATGCACGCCAGGTGTTTGAAAAAAGGCATACTTGAGTTTTGAGCTCATTTTGACTAATTGCCTCTTCACTAACCACTTTTGGGTGCATCCCCACATTCTCCAATCCATCCACTCACCTTTTCATAAATTGACTCCCACTTTGGTATTTGAGGGTGTATGCCTCTCATGCTTTTTACTTGCATGCTTAAACTACCCTTGCATCACATGCAAATGATTCGCCTTGCTCATCACATATTATCTTAGttacatgttgcagctgtcatgtAATAATGATACCCATATTCTTATGGCACAACTCTTCATTTGCATAATCGCATTCAATTACGCTTCTTTGGGTTTGATGTTATCCCCTTTCTTTGCTATCACAGAATGGtaatcaaaaggaacaaaggGAAAGCCCCGATGAAGCCAGCTTCCAATAGAGCGCGCCAAGAACTAACGGCCAAGCCACTCCTGAAAAAGGCTAAGGGCCCCGTTGATGTTCTAGAGAAGGACAACCCTCTAAAGGATTCAAATAAGTTCCCTAACTGCTACTACGAACTTGTTTACTCAAGAATGATTGAAAGGAATTATCACTCCGATAGTGTTGCCACACATTGACCGGAGGCAATGGAGGTTCCTCTTGAGGCAACCAAAGGAGGCCAATCTCTCATGGATGgtggaattctactctaactaCCACTCACCCCTTCTCACGTCAATATTTGTGCGCCGGAAGCAAGTGTCAGTCATAGTGGAAACCATCCGAGAAGTCCTTAGGATTGGGCCGTTGACGGATGGATATGATGCCTACCAAGAAGTCTTGACTGCATGCGATGACCGTGCGTTCGATTGGAGCGCGATCCTCCGCGTCATTGCTTTACCCGACGCATGTTGGATTCGGGGGACCATAAAGCAACGGTCAAAGGGTTTAGATGCCCGCTACATCACTCAAGAAGCCACGGC encodes the following:
- the LOC127741548 gene encoding uncharacterized protein LOC127741548, with the translated sequence MVEMFKKVEVTIPLFDAIHQVPRYAKFLKDLCMNKDRILELETIPLGSSISALMGALPEKCDDPGPCMVTCTVNGVQFMDCMCDLGACVSIMPLSVYRVLKLPPLKRSTARFVLADKSIITVMGVAEDVLVNIKGLVFPIDFYVLEMPSSETERASSILLGRPFLRTSRFKLDAYSGTYSFEIDGRVVSFSLEEAMKHPPENHSLFRCDPIDNMVTEVHLAKLDEKYMIEETNEGPSNLNTTLHTNHPETQTSKNDKKMELKPLPPHLRYSYLDEAQELPVIIAKELTPQQEEKLLDVLRKNKRAIG